A genomic window from Streptomyces sp. WMMC940 includes:
- a CDS encoding ABC transporter substrate-binding protein: protein MDRQTEWQFLDDRGHLATSDRRPERVVTYIQAGATLWEHGIRPAGLFGSNHDGDGPDPVKAGSLPLDGVDYLGSGAVLDADALLRGDPDLVVAVTYGGGQVYGLDPDTAKHVEERVPLVVLDVGRGQSLGDVRARFAALARALGAAQDTAGAIALARATARLRALAHDNAARPSLLALSPASADSAHLARPQSWPDLRELTALGLDLVSPRGGAGTNWFTADWPYVAELSARVLLVDARVNAYPLDALVDNDAWRTAASVARVVPWNPEEPHSDGAHARFFDRVADAVEAAGGSGVQRRGGRTHGDPAAGA from the coding sequence ATGGACCGGCAGACCGAATGGCAATTCCTCGACGACCGGGGCCATCTGGCCACGTCCGACCGGCGGCCCGAACGGGTCGTCACCTACATCCAGGCCGGAGCGACCCTCTGGGAGCACGGCATACGCCCGGCCGGGCTGTTCGGCTCGAACCACGACGGCGACGGGCCCGACCCGGTCAAGGCCGGATCCCTGCCGCTCGACGGAGTCGACTATCTCGGCTCGGGTGCCGTGCTCGACGCCGACGCGCTGCTCCGCGGTGACCCCGATCTGGTCGTCGCCGTCACCTACGGCGGAGGACAGGTCTACGGACTCGACCCGGACACGGCGAAGCACGTGGAGGAGCGGGTGCCCCTGGTCGTCCTCGACGTCGGCCGGGGCCAGTCCCTCGGCGACGTCCGCGCCCGGTTCGCCGCCCTCGCCAGAGCCCTGGGTGCCGCCCAGGACACGGCGGGCGCCATAGCTCTCGCCCGCGCCACCGCCAGGCTCCGGGCCCTCGCACACGACAACGCCGCCCGCCCGTCCCTGCTGGCCCTGTCACCGGCCTCCGCCGACAGCGCCCACCTCGCCAGACCGCAGTCCTGGCCCGACCTCAGGGAACTCACCGCCCTCGGCCTCGATCTGGTGTCACCGCGGGGAGGGGCCGGCACCAACTGGTTCACCGCCGACTGGCCGTACGTCGCGGAGCTCTCCGCGCGGGTGCTCCTCGTCGACGCCCGAGTCAACGCGTACCCACTGGACGCACTGGTCGACAACGACGCCTGGCGCACGGCCGCGTCCGTCGCCCGTGTCGTGCCGTGGAACCCCGAGGAACCGCACAGCGACGGCGCGCACGCGCGATTCTTCGACCGCGTGGCCGACGCGGTGGAGGCGGCGGGAGGCAGTGGGGTGCAGCGGCGGGGAGGGCGGACGCACGGGGACCCGGCGGCCGGGGCGTGA
- a CDS encoding cation:proton antiporter, protein MVLVAVFGAALLIAVLLSGLAARTVLSTSFLFLVGGALVSDGFLGLIHITPDSEIVAVTADLALFAVLFTDGMHVSFPKLRAHWKNPARALGLGMPLAFVGMALVTHYLAGLDWTTSFLVGAVLAPTDPVFASAIVGRKEVPAKLRQLLNVESGINDGLALPFVLVFIVAAGPTSGHTEASFGKIALELGLGLAFGVMLPLLVNGLARFRLLGAEPKLQPLLPLATGIILYAVCHLTHANPYLAAFSAGAVITAVSPEAKTAFEPLGEALAELAKFAALLVFGALLTPQLFGDLSFGGYVAVVLAIVLIRPASMLLSLVGTRFDRREKLVAAWFGPKGFASVVYGLLVLQAGIPQGEQAYTLIAVCIAFSIIAHSSTDVPIARIFHVDDLAGIPEGHDERPDERIGEHDDDRAPRPS, encoded by the coding sequence ATGGTGCTCGTCGCCGTCTTCGGCGCCGCTCTTCTCATCGCGGTGCTGCTCTCCGGGCTCGCCGCCCGGACCGTGCTCTCCACGTCCTTCCTCTTCCTCGTCGGCGGCGCGCTCGTCAGTGACGGGTTCCTCGGGCTCATCCACATCACGCCGGACAGCGAGATCGTGGCGGTCACCGCCGATCTCGCACTGTTCGCGGTGCTGTTCACCGACGGCATGCACGTGTCCTTCCCCAAACTGCGGGCGCACTGGAAGAACCCCGCCCGTGCCCTGGGCCTGGGCATGCCTCTCGCCTTCGTCGGCATGGCGCTCGTGACCCACTACCTGGCCGGACTGGACTGGACGACCTCCTTCCTGGTGGGCGCCGTCCTGGCGCCGACCGACCCGGTTTTCGCCTCCGCGATAGTGGGCCGCAAGGAAGTGCCCGCCAAACTGCGGCAGTTGCTCAACGTCGAGAGCGGCATCAACGACGGGCTCGCCCTCCCGTTCGTCCTGGTCTTCATCGTCGCCGCCGGCCCGACCAGCGGTCACACCGAGGCGTCGTTCGGCAAGATCGCGCTGGAGCTCGGGCTGGGGCTCGCCTTCGGCGTCATGCTGCCGCTGCTGGTCAACGGGCTCGCACGGTTCCGCCTGCTGGGCGCGGAGCCCAAGCTGCAGCCGCTGCTGCCGCTGGCCACGGGGATCATCCTGTACGCCGTGTGCCACCTCACCCACGCCAACCCCTACCTGGCCGCGTTCTCGGCGGGCGCGGTGATCACCGCCGTGTCACCGGAGGCGAAGACGGCCTTCGAGCCGCTGGGAGAGGCGCTGGCCGAGCTGGCGAAGTTCGCCGCCCTGCTCGTCTTCGGCGCGCTGCTCACCCCGCAGCTCTTCGGCGACCTGTCCTTCGGCGGGTACGTCGCCGTCGTCCTGGCGATCGTCCTCATCCGCCCGGCTTCGATGCTGCTGTCGCTGGTCGGCACCCGCTTCGACCGCCGAGAGAAGCTGGTCGCCGCCTGGTTCGGGCCGAAGGGCTTCGCATCGGTCGTCTACGGGCTGCTCGTGCTGCAGGCCGGGATCCCGCAGGGCGAGCAGGCGTACACCCTCATCGCCGTCTGCATCGCGTTCTCGATCATCGCCCACAGCAGCACCGACGTACCCATCGCGCGGATCTTCCACGTCGACGACCTCGCCGGCATCCCCGAGGGCCACGACGAGCGCCCGGACGAGCGGATCGGCGAGCACGACGACGACCGGGCACCCCGACCGTCCTGA
- the pip gene encoding prolyl aminopeptidase, with product MPTRYPPIEPYETGMLDTGDGHHVYWEVCGNPDGKPALVVHGGPGSGCGPGARRWFDPERYRVVLFDQRGCGRSTPHASDPRADLTANTTGHLLTDMERLRELLDVDRWLLYGGSWGSTLLLAYAQRHPERVSEIVVNGVTTTRRSEIDWLYRGVARFFPEEWDRFMAGVPEAGRDGDPVAAYARRMNDPDPAVREKAVNDWCAWEDAVVSLEPNGPSGVYSGRAPAARVALVRITSHYFAHGAWLEEGALVRNAARLTGIPGVLVHGRLDLSSPPDTAWELCRGWPDARLVTVGDAGHLGSDAADAEVLAALDGFAGRR from the coding sequence ATGCCCACGCGATACCCGCCGATCGAGCCGTACGAGACGGGCATGCTCGACACCGGTGACGGCCACCACGTGTACTGGGAGGTCTGCGGCAATCCCGACGGCAAGCCCGCCCTCGTGGTGCACGGCGGCCCGGGATCGGGATGCGGGCCCGGGGCCCGTCGCTGGTTCGACCCGGAACGCTACCGGGTCGTCCTCTTCGACCAGCGCGGCTGCGGTCGCAGCACCCCGCACGCCAGTGACCCACGCGCCGACCTGACGGCCAACACGACCGGGCATCTGCTGACGGACATGGAGCGGCTGCGGGAACTGCTGGACGTGGACCGCTGGCTGCTGTACGGCGGGTCCTGGGGGTCGACCCTGTTGCTCGCGTACGCCCAGCGGCACCCGGAGCGGGTGTCGGAGATCGTCGTCAACGGGGTGACGACGACCCGGCGTTCGGAGATCGACTGGCTCTACCGGGGCGTGGCACGGTTCTTCCCCGAGGAGTGGGACCGCTTCATGGCGGGGGTCCCCGAGGCCGGGCGGGACGGCGACCCGGTCGCCGCGTACGCGCGCAGGATGAACGACCCGGACCCGGCTGTGCGGGAGAAGGCCGTGAACGACTGGTGCGCCTGGGAGGACGCAGTGGTGTCGCTGGAACCCAACGGCCCGTCCGGCGTCTACTCCGGCCGCGCACCGGCGGCCCGGGTCGCCCTCGTCCGGATCACCTCGCACTACTTCGCGCACGGGGCGTGGCTCGAGGAGGGCGCCCTGGTGCGGAACGCCGCGCGGCTCACCGGAATCCCCGGCGTGCTGGTGCACGGCAGGCTCGACCTGTCCAGCCCTCCGGACACGGCGTGGGAGCTGTGCCGGGGGTGGCCCGACGCCCGGTTGGTGACGGTCGGCGACGCGGGTCACCTGGGCAGCGACGCGGCGGACGCGGAGGTGCTGGCCGCGCTCGACGGCTTCGCGGGCCGCCGCTGA
- a CDS encoding SpoIIE family protein phosphatase — protein MQVRPSGPGPGMEHVEALVADVMRETGASAGLLYLLPPQERLLRLAVLSGVSLQIAAPWARAQVDASTPVTDAMRGRRLVFLDSREEVARRYPHLGLVLPYDFMLAAAPFIGGTHVWGGIVLLWTVGHPPLLGPHQREAITSCCRRAADLLEQAASQGRPLLPPEEPRCLPVPLDEADPARAMAALGFTERLPTGCCALDLEGRLTFINSAGADLVGADAASLSGRRPWEALPWLPAPVGEDSYRAAVVARRPTSFTAVRPPHTELLFQLYPDDSGISVHISPAARQTDTAQSPPSGERVGAMGLYHLTYLAAALAEAATVQEVTDVVADQIVPAFGPRGLVLMIADEGRLHIIGHRGYSAEFISRLDGTPLASDTPTTYALATGDPVFFATFADFQRRYPGAPRHDARSAWAFLPLTASGRRIGSVALSYDRARPFPPAERALLTSLAGLIGQALDRARLYDTKHSLAHALQTGLLPRSLPRVPGLEITARYRPAGHGMDIGGDFYDLIHAPTATTAAIGDVQGHNSDAAALMGQVRAAVHAHATAGTSPGELLARTNRLLTDLDAGRFTSCLIAQLDLARHRARLATAGHPPPLLRHPGGRTEVLPLPPGLLLGIDPDADYRTTELPLPPGAVLVLYTDGLVEVAGTDIDDTTDALAQHLAQTRIKDLGDLADDLIRHAERSAPRHDDIALLLIRPRPIGD, from the coding sequence ATGCAGGTCCGCCCCTCCGGCCCGGGCCCCGGCATGGAGCACGTGGAAGCCCTCGTGGCCGACGTGATGCGCGAGACCGGCGCGTCGGCCGGCCTGCTCTACCTGCTGCCGCCGCAGGAGCGGCTGCTGCGGCTCGCCGTGCTGTCCGGCGTGTCCCTGCAGATCGCAGCGCCCTGGGCCCGAGCCCAGGTGGACGCTTCGACGCCCGTCACGGACGCCATGCGCGGGCGGCGGCTGGTGTTCCTCGACAGCCGTGAGGAGGTGGCCCGCCGCTACCCGCATCTGGGCCTCGTCCTGCCGTACGACTTCATGCTCGCCGCGGCTCCCTTCATCGGCGGAACCCACGTGTGGGGCGGCATCGTCCTGCTGTGGACCGTCGGACACCCGCCGCTACTCGGCCCGCACCAGCGTGAGGCGATCACCTCGTGCTGCCGGCGGGCGGCCGATCTTCTCGAGCAGGCCGCCTCCCAGGGCCGGCCGCTGCTGCCCCCCGAGGAACCCCGGTGCCTTCCCGTACCGCTCGACGAGGCCGACCCCGCCCGGGCGATGGCCGCGCTCGGTTTCACCGAACGCCTTCCCACGGGTTGCTGCGCCCTGGACCTGGAGGGCCGGCTCACCTTCATCAACTCCGCGGGTGCCGACCTGGTGGGCGCCGACGCCGCATCGCTCTCGGGCCGTCGGCCCTGGGAAGCATTGCCCTGGCTGCCCGCCCCGGTGGGCGAGGACAGCTATCGGGCGGCGGTGGTGGCCCGCCGGCCCACTTCCTTCACCGCCGTGCGCCCTCCGCACACGGAACTCCTCTTCCAGCTCTACCCCGACGACAGCGGCATCAGCGTGCACATCTCACCCGCCGCGCGGCAGACGGACACCGCGCAGTCCCCGCCGTCCGGCGAACGGGTCGGTGCCATGGGGCTCTACCACCTGACGTACCTGGCGGCCGCCCTCGCCGAGGCCGCGACCGTCCAAGAGGTGACCGACGTCGTCGCCGACCAGATCGTGCCCGCCTTCGGACCCCGGGGTCTGGTGCTCATGATCGCTGACGAAGGACGGCTGCACATCATCGGCCACCGCGGCTACAGCGCCGAGTTCATCAGCCGCCTCGACGGCACGCCCCTGGCCTCCGACACCCCGACCACGTACGCACTGGCCACCGGCGACCCCGTCTTCTTCGCCACCTTCGCCGACTTCCAACGCCGCTATCCCGGCGCACCACGCCATGACGCCAGGAGCGCCTGGGCCTTCCTGCCGCTGACCGCCTCCGGCCGCCGCATCGGATCCGTCGCCCTCTCCTACGACCGGGCCCGCCCCTTTCCTCCCGCCGAACGCGCCCTCCTCACCTCCCTCGCCGGACTCATCGGCCAGGCCCTGGACCGAGCCCGCCTCTACGACACCAAGCACAGCCTCGCGCACGCCCTCCAGACCGGCCTGCTGCCCCGTTCACTGCCCCGTGTCCCCGGCCTCGAGATCACCGCCCGCTACCGGCCCGCCGGCCACGGCATGGACATCGGTGGCGACTTCTACGACCTCATCCACGCGCCCACCGCCACGACGGCGGCGATCGGCGACGTCCAGGGCCACAACTCCGACGCCGCAGCCCTGATGGGACAGGTCCGTGCCGCCGTCCACGCCCATGCCACGGCCGGCACCTCCCCCGGCGAGCTCCTCGCGCGCACCAACCGGCTACTCACCGACCTCGACGCCGGAAGGTTCACCAGCTGCCTGATCGCCCAGCTCGACCTGGCCCGCCACCGCGCCCGTCTCGCCACCGCGGGGCACCCCCCGCCCCTGCTCCGACACCCCGGCGGACGCACCGAGGTCCTGCCCCTGCCACCCGGACTCCTGCTGGGCATCGACCCCGACGCCGACTACCGCACCACCGAGCTCCCCCTCCCGCCCGGCGCGGTACTCGTCCTCTACACCGACGGACTCGTGGAAGTCGCCGGCACCGACATCGACGACACCACCGACGCCCTCGCCCAGCACCTGGCACAGACCCGCATCAAGGACCTGGGCGACCTCGCCGACGATCTCATCCGTCACGCCGAGCGATCCGCCCCGCGACACGACGACATCGCCCTCCTGCTCATCCGCCCCCGGCCGATCGGCGACTGA